The Amblyomma americanum isolate KBUSLIRL-KWMA chromosome 6, ASM5285725v1, whole genome shotgun sequence genome has a window encoding:
- the LOC144094150 gene encoding uncharacterized protein LOC144094150 codes for MESQSSSSAECLAAGSTEQDRYLRPVCNPLFTFESAQRRHVRKQHPDVTDSLVHNCSASFECDVCCDVAFPHRGGLLRHHEQVHGFVPRRIRLEFSSLTDFESLKDHEEKTELVRIVVSGGTKHLASGGTKKYLVCHRSGPYVKTGKDDHSF; via the exons ATGGAAAGCCAAAGTTCAAGCAGCGCGGAATGCCTTGCTGCGGGCTCCACTGAACAAGATAGGTATCTGCGTCCGGTGTGCAATCCTTTGTTCACCTTTGAAAGTGCACAGAGGCGGCACGTGCGAAAACAGCACCCTGATGTCACCGACTCGTTGGTTCATAATTGCAGTGCTTCGTTTGAATGTGATGTTTGCTGTGATGTTGCGTTTCCCCACCGTGGTGGCCTCTTGCGGCACCACGAACAGGTCCACGGGTTTGTGCCGAGGCGCATCAGGCTTGAGTTCTCTTCCTTAACAG ATTTTGAAAGCTTGAAGGATCATGAGGAAAAGACTGAGCTTGTCCGCATTGTTGTGTCAGGGGGTACAAAACATTTGGCATCTGGAGGGACAAAGAAGTATCTGGTTTGCCATCGCTCAGGGCCATATGTGAAGACAGGAAAAG ATGACCATTCATTCTGA
- the LOC144094151 gene encoding uncharacterized protein LOC144094151, whose amino-acid sequence MEHSKKRVRGPYRTYLHQSSQQCLPRTTALRQHRSDPESAGASRDGTKGLPQTSLSEEGNQRSREHAENVPCPAADDISNLTASQDGASPAYEQLQSLSAVHQCSSTNQSAPEFTGDPEDNQASVHGQQQLSEPFSEEEVRPGSPDQVGSCDPGTSSLEDRTENSMFDLFESTVTEKVVLSKGDILLLILKYSQRHNLTLTGLVNLVELVNLMFSQPILPTSQYLLEKLLNQQGDTLKFNYYCPMCIIHVGEVEKKKQFSPKCKKWWSVSEAPFFVMLDVVPQLQKVLAGCEFLDLTQPLPCTDELSDICDGAMYRDFVAATCDAGHRISFTLNADGTPLFKSSNTSIWPIQLIVNEVPAAERMKKLILAALWFGKDKPCMEMFQNIFVQDMNSLSTNGFLLNYKGHAEVFHAFCICCSVDAVARAPMQGVTQFNGYFGCNWCLQRGERVGKATKYPVVNECPDRTEEQMINDMEAAVQNKPVNGVKSVSPLINLEHFHIVWSFVPDYMHCVLLGVGKQFLELWLQPSAHAYYIGSEHQLDKKIQSVAPPKEVRRFPRPTRERRWWKAKEWENWILFYSLPVLEGILEKKYLDHWAHLVEAIQILVQEKISSSDLNVAELYLVTFHGYAQHLYGKECMTFNMHQLLHLTKSVHHWGPLWAHSAFPFESGNGTLKQAVKAANGIPQQVCRVLQVDGLVNKLSEATTSIRVASYSATLGSGSRTLNSVAIRGEARFFGKGTPFLQPQCEIRSIHMLPESPVQYARMYRNGCIFTSSNYAVGRRTNNSVVFLSNGSYGILRNILCCGESTFAVIQLLKCIPEKFGALISRHVLRVVRHESVLTLLPITQIEKTCVFVDLGSTYVSAVPRSLNL is encoded by the exons ATGGAACATTCTAAAAAGCGAGTGCGAGGACCCTATAGGACTTATTTACACCAAAGCTCACAACAATGCTTGCCAAGGACTACGGCCCTGCGACAGCACAGAAGTGACCCCGAAAGCGCCGGCGCT AGTAGAGATGGCACAAaaggtctgccacagacaagctTGTCAGAAGAGGGAAACCAGAGATCTCGGGAGCACGCTGAG AACGTACCTTGCCCAGCAGCTGATGACATTTCGAATTTGACTGCATCGCAAGACGGCGCAAGCCCGGCATATGAGCAGTTGCAATCACTG AGTGCTGTGCATCAGTGCAGCAGCACGAACCAGTCGGCGCCGGAATTCACAGGCGACCCAGAAGATAACCAGGCGTCGGTTCACGGGCAGCAACAGCTCTCG GAACCTTTCAGTGAGGAGGAGGTCCGGCCTGGGAGTCCAGATCAAGTGGGGAGCTGTGATCCTGGCACCTCAAGTTTGGAGGACAGAACAGAGAATTCAATGTTTGACCTTTTTGAAAGCACTGTGACTGAAAAAGTTGTACTGTCTAAAGGGGACatattgcttttaattttaaaaTATTCCCAGCGGCATAACCTGACACTAACAGGGCTTGTAAACCTTGTTGAATTAGTTAATTTAATGTTCAGCCAGCCGATATTACCAACTTCTCAGTATTTGCTTGAAAAACTACTGAATCAGCAAGGAGACACACTGAAGTTTAATTATTACTGTCCGATGTGCATCATACATGTGGgggaggttgaaaaaaaaaagcagtttagCCCAAAATGCAAGAAGTGGTGGTCAGTGTCTGAGGCACCTTTTTTTGTAATGTTAGACGTTGTTCCTCAGCTGCAAAAGGTCTTAGCAGGATGCGAGTTCCTTGATCTCACACAGCCTCTGCCGTGCACTGATGAGCTGTCTGACATTTGTGATGGAGCTATGTACCGTGACTTTGTTGCTGCTACTTGTGATGCTGGCCATAGGATCAGCTTTACACTAAATGCTGACGGTACTCCTCTATTTAAATCAAGCAATACTTCAATTTGGCCTATTCAGCTGATCGTGAATGAGGTTCCTGCAGCAGAAAGAATGAAGAAACTCATCTTGGCTGCTCTATGGTTTGGCAAGGATAAGCCGTGCATGGAAATGTTTCAAAATATTTTTGTGCAAGATATGAACAGTCTTTCCACGAACGGCTTTTTACTTAATTACAAAGGTCATGCAGAAGTGTTTCATGCTTTCTGCATATGCTGTTCAGTTGACGCTGTGGCAAGAGCACCAATGCAGGGAGTAACCCAGTTCAATGGATATTTCGGTTGTAACTGGTGTCTCCAGAGAGGCGAGAGAGTTGGAAAGGCAACGAAATATCCAGTTGTTAATGAGTGCCCAGATCGGACTGAGGAGCAGATGATCAATGACATGGAGGCTGCCGTTCAAAATAAGCCTGTAAATGGAGTAAAAAGTGTTTCCCCACTCATCAACCTGGAACATTTTCATATAGTCTGGAGCTTTGTTCCTGACTACATGCATTGTGTTTTGTTAGGGGTGGGGAAACAGTTTTTAGAGTTATGGCTTCAGCCCTCAGCTCATGCATATTATATAGGCTCAGAGCACCAACTTGATAAAAAGATTCAGTCAGTAGCACCTCCAAAAGAAGTGAGAAGGTTTCCAAGGCCAACACGTGAAAGAAGGTGGTGGAAGGCTAAAGAATGGGAAAATTGGATTCTTTTTTATAGTTTACCAGTTCTTGAAGGCATATTGGAAAAAAAATACTTAGACCACTGGGCACATCTTGTAGAGGCAATACAAATCTTGGTGCAAGAAAAAATTTCCTCCTCAGACCTAAACGTTGCTGAATTATACCTAGTGACCTTCCATGGTTATGCACAACATTTGTATGGTAAGGAGTGCATGACCTTTAATATGCACCAACTCCTTCACCTGACAAAAAGTGTGCACCATTGGGGGCCACTGTGGGCTCATTCAGCCTTCCCATTTGAGTCTGGTAATGGGACCTTAAAGCAAGCAGTCAAAGCTGCCAATGGCATCCCACAACAAGTATGCAGAGTCCTGCAAGTGGATGGCTTGGTTAACAAGCTCAGTGAGGCAACAACTTCTATTAGAGTTGCATCCTATAGTGCCACTCTAGGTTCGGGCTCCAGGACACTAAATAGTGTTGCTATTCGCGGTGAGGCACGATTCTTTGGGAAGGGCACACCATTCTTGCAGCCGCAGTGTGAAATAAGAAGCATCCATATGCTGCCTGAAAGTCCTGTGCAGTATGCAAGAATGTATAGAAATGGCTGCATTTTTACCAGCTCAAATTATGCTGTGGGAAGGAGAACTAATAATTCAGTTGTTTTTCTTTCAAATGGATCATATGGCATCCTTAGGAATATTCTCTGCTGTGGGGAAAGCACATTTGCTGTCATTCAGCTGCTGAAGTGCATACCTGAAAAGTTCGGTGCATTAATTTCGCGTCATGTGCTAAGAGTTGTAAGGCATGAAAGTGTGCTGACATTGTTGCCGATCACACAGATTGAAAAAACTTGTGTCTTCGTTGACCTGGGTAGTACATATGTTTCAGCAGTTCCGAGGTCTTTGAATCTCTAA
- the LOC144094152 gene encoding uncharacterized protein LOC144094152 yields the protein MPAYAYVRYKDNNSFAIVPVTDVRGFHPANKNEFSARTYFVKWTDADGESDYYASRILVLGDSEKEIQATLESGRLRVQKSFDSSTSEDEPNEMEKERKKKRTMPKNDLLEMIEKKKRKINQAARSEETEKMQGKLERAEKELKKKEEMIASLKRTIEKQEERILKLSTLNEGLQETIIKMKDVEAPVYPKEFVTPPRPQQHSTANNSGAVQACLKSPASPPPSTLDHSVAQEDPLSDKIDLGNGLLIKRTTWKTIEGRTKDSLFVKDLLVAVWDPAVLLTKSLEGKHCPRHPGRQIKEPLTPWKVAVLKDCYRECLRAQGFPEGHLENALKSFNRFISEKISDIEKTAKRSQNKANE from the exons ATGCCTGCTTACGCGTACGTGCGGTACAAGGACAACAACAGCTTCGCTATTGTTCCTGTCACCGATGTGAGGGGTTTTCATCCCGCAAACAAAAATGAGTTTTCAGCGCGGACGTACTTTGTGAAATGGACGGACGCCGATGGCGAGAGCGATTATTACGCTTCAAGAATCCTAGTTCTTGGAG ATTCTGAAAAGGAAATCCAAGCTACCCTAGAAAGTGGCCGGCTGCGTGTGCAGAAAAGCTTTGATTCCAGCACCAGCGAGGACGAGCCTAATGAG atggagaaggaaaggaaaaaaaagaggacaaTGCCAAAAAATGACCTCCTTGAAATGatcgaaaagaagaaaagaaaaataaatcaagCAGCAAGAAGTGAGGAGACAGAAAAAATGCAAGGAAAACTGGAAAGAGCAGAAAaggaattgaaaaaaaaggaggaaatgaTAGCAAGCCTGAAAAGAACCATAGAAAAACAGGAAGAAAGAATACTCAAGTTATCGACCCTGAATGAGGGCCTTCAAGAAACGATTATAAAGATGAAAGATGTTGAAG CTCCTGTCTACCCGAAAGAATTCGTAACGCCGCCAAGGCCACAGCAGCACTCCACGGCAAACAATTCTGGTGCTGTTCAAGCATGCTTAAAAAGCCCTGCTTCCCCGCCGCCAAGTACCTTGGACCACTCAGTTGCTCAGGAAGATCCCTTATCAGATAAG ATTGATCTTGGAAATGGACTTCTGATAAAGCGGACGACATGGAAAACAATAGAAGGCCGCACAAAAGATTCACTCTTTGTTAAGGACCTCCTTGTGGCAGTTTGGGACCCTGCAGTCCTATTGACCAAGTCTCTTGAAG GGAAACATTGCCCCCGTCACCCTGGCCGCCAAATAAAGGAACCACTGACTCCATGGAAGGTGGCCGTACTGAAAG ATTGTTACAGAGAGTGCCTGCGTGCTCAGGGCTTTCCTGAAGGTCATCTTGAAAACGCTCTAAAGTCATTCAACCGGTTCATAAGCGAGAAAATCTCTGATATTGAGAAGACTGCCAAGCG GTCTCAGAACAAGGCCAATGAGTGA